In a genomic window of Allomeiothermus silvanus DSM 9946:
- a CDS encoding carboxylesterase/lipase family protein, which yields MPRWPYLLCFLLICGLAQAQSLYLHSPQGPLRGGVNEALGVGYFLGIPYAQAERWKAPLPASGWTAVREARYFGNACPQRGVFTTRLGGYLPPQSEDCLNLNVWMPLAAPPAGGWSVMVWIHGGSFTGGGSGEPVYDGSRLAAGGAVVVSLNYRLGPLGWLTLPALQAEDPQGSVGNYGLLDQLEALRWVQRNIRAFGGNPQNVTVFGQSAGGMSVCDLLASPKSGGLIHKAIVMSGGCTFVRKLEEDFTFGAEWAQAMGCPGADLACLRQVPLSQMYPPEGSVLANVVQRVEAGGFERSPWKPHLDGAVLDKVPLQALKEGRAAGIPLLAGGTQQELWGELLSAPGDWTSFEVRAEKVLAGKGKAARALYQRLYPERPREAWAYFQTERTLLCPSLEAARVQGEWALSYGYLVSYRSSVFPDLGSFHGIELPLLFGTQNTWPAQAIFLSAQAYEDSLPISRELQRRWLEFARVGEPGWLPYDSGKLLEMGSELKITDNPYQERCGLFR from the coding sequence ATGCCCAGGTGGCCCTATCTGCTTTGCTTCCTGTTGATCTGCGGCCTGGCCCAAGCCCAAAGCCTCTACCTCCATAGCCCGCAAGGCCCCCTGCGGGGTGGGGTTAACGAAGCGCTGGGGGTGGGCTACTTTCTGGGGATTCCCTATGCCCAAGCCGAGCGCTGGAAGGCTCCGCTGCCCGCTTCGGGTTGGACTGCGGTGCGGGAGGCAAGGTATTTCGGTAACGCCTGCCCGCAACGGGGGGTCTTTACCACCCGGCTGGGAGGCTACCTCCCGCCGCAAAGCGAAGACTGCCTCAACCTCAACGTGTGGATGCCGCTTGCGGCCCCGCCTGCGGGCGGCTGGTCGGTGATGGTGTGGATCCACGGGGGGAGCTTCACCGGAGGGGGGAGTGGGGAGCCCGTCTATGACGGAAGCCGACTGGCAGCGGGCGGAGCGGTGGTGGTGTCCCTCAACTACCGGCTGGGGCCTTTGGGCTGGCTAACTCTACCCGCTTTGCAGGCCGAAGACCCCCAGGGTTCGGTGGGGAACTACGGGCTGCTGGACCAGCTCGAGGCCTTGCGCTGGGTACAGAGGAATATCCGGGCCTTCGGCGGGAACCCGCAGAATGTGACGGTATTCGGGCAGTCGGCGGGGGGAATGTCGGTGTGCGATCTGCTGGCCAGCCCCAAAAGCGGGGGGCTCATCCACAAAGCCATCGTGATGTCCGGAGGTTGCACGTTCGTGCGGAAGCTGGAGGAGGACTTCACGTTTGGCGCCGAGTGGGCCCAGGCTATGGGCTGCCCTGGCGCAGATCTGGCTTGTCTGCGCCAGGTGCCGCTCTCCCAGATGTATCCGCCGGAGGGATCAGTGCTCGCTAACGTAGTGCAGCGGGTCGAGGCGGGAGGCTTCGAGCGCTCGCCCTGGAAGCCTCATTTGGACGGGGCGGTGCTCGACAAAGTACCGCTACAAGCCTTGAAGGAAGGTCGTGCAGCGGGGATTCCCCTGCTGGCAGGGGGAACCCAGCAGGAGTTGTGGGGCGAGTTGCTTTCCGCGCCAGGGGATTGGACCAGCTTCGAGGTGCGGGCGGAAAAAGTCCTGGCCGGGAAGGGTAAGGCCGCTCGAGCCCTCTACCAGAGGCTTTACCCGGAACGTCCCCGCGAGGCCTGGGCGTATTTCCAGACCGAACGAACGCTGCTGTGCCCCAGCCTGGAAGCCGCCCGCGTACAGGGTGAATGGGCGCTCAGCTACGGCTACTTGGTGAGCTACCGCTCTTCGGTTTTTCCCGATCTGGGGAGCTTTCACGGGATCGAGTTGCCGCTGTTGTTCGGCACGCAAAACACCTGGCCTGCACAGGCCATCTTCCTCAGCGCCCAGGCCTACGAAGATTCCTTACCCATCAGCCGCGAGCTACAGCGGCGCTGGCTCGAGTTCGCCCGGGTGGGTGAGCCCGGCTGGCTTCCTTACGACTCGGGTAAGCTTCTCGAGATGGGATCCGAGCTGAAAATCACCGACAATCCCTACCAGGAGCGGTGTGGGTTATTTCGCTAA
- the plsX gene encoding phosphate acyltransferase PlsX yields the protein MKPIALDAMGGDYAPQETVAGALLAAKEGIPVVLVGQTPAVKAELQQQGGDLPIVEAPEYIAMEDAATDVRKKRGASINVCMELVKKGEASAVVAMGHTGATLASALFNLGRVQGVERPTLLIEMPSEKGRVYLTDGGANVDCKPHWLVQFAVMATAYAEAQGVKNPSVGLLSIGEEEGKGNALTNETYPLLKTTPGVRFHGNVEGRDIFKGTTDIVVTDGYTGNVVLKLSEGEARTLLKWVREALTSSPLARLGGLLVRGALQGLRAKMDPAEYGAMPLLGVEGPVFIGHGSADARAVRNAIRKAKSVVEAGLVERVRASIAQLTPAES from the coding sequence GTGAAACCCATTGCCCTTGATGCCATGGGTGGCGACTACGCCCCCCAGGAAACTGTAGCCGGGGCCCTGCTGGCCGCCAAAGAAGGCATCCCGGTGGTGCTGGTCGGGCAGACTCCGGCGGTCAAGGCCGAACTGCAGCAGCAGGGCGGCGACCTCCCCATAGTAGAAGCACCCGAGTACATCGCCATGGAAGATGCCGCTACCGATGTGCGCAAGAAGCGGGGAGCTTCGATAAATGTATGCATGGAGCTAGTGAAGAAGGGGGAAGCCTCCGCCGTGGTCGCAATGGGCCACACCGGGGCCACCCTGGCTTCTGCCTTATTCAATCTGGGACGCGTCCAGGGCGTTGAGCGCCCCACCTTGCTCATCGAGATGCCCAGCGAGAAAGGCCGGGTCTACCTCACCGATGGCGGGGCCAACGTGGACTGCAAGCCGCACTGGCTGGTGCAGTTTGCGGTGATGGCGACCGCCTACGCCGAGGCCCAAGGGGTGAAGAACCCCAGCGTGGGCCTGCTCTCCATTGGCGAGGAAGAGGGCAAAGGTAACGCGCTCACCAACGAGACCTATCCGTTGCTCAAAACCACGCCGGGGGTTCGCTTTCACGGCAACGTGGAGGGCCGCGACATCTTCAAGGGAACCACCGACATCGTAGTGACCGACGGCTATACCGGCAACGTAGTCCTCAAGCTCTCCGAGGGAGAAGCCCGGACCCTCCTAAAATGGGTTCGCGAAGCCCTCACAAGTTCACCCCTGGCGAGGCTGGGCGGGTTGCTGGTGCGCGGCGCGTTGCAAGGCTTGCGGGCCAAGATGGACCCTGCCGAGTACGGGGCGATGCCCCTTTTGGGTGTAGAGGGCCCGGTCTTTATCGGGCATGGCTCGGCAGATGCTCGGGCAGTGCGCAACGCCATTCGTAAAGCCAAAAGCGTGGTGGAAGCCGGCCTGGTCGAGCGGGTGCGGGCGAGCATCGCTCAGCTTACCCCGGCAGAGAGCTAA
- a CDS encoding mechanosensitive ion channel family protein, which yields MQANTLPWQALLGLGVVSLTLWLGRTGARLLNQAGRLTAMQGDDRYWRILGFVWWGMTLLGGLSLLTEIFRLPLEPFRTWGHQLSQWLGSRGLTGLLILASASLGYRLIPMLLGRIPIVASPEFTRQQVRSQTLKAVLDSGLRTLVLVIGGLFFLSNLGLNVTALLAGVGVAGLAVSFAAQNLIRDLINGFFILLEDQFGVGDVITVGALTGTVERFNLRITVLRDVEGRVHFLPNSGITVVSVLSRDWARAVVDVPVSWKEDLERALEAFRDEAERFYQDPQWRPKFSAPPDVQGVQQLANEAIVLRVLFTTKPKEQWEVGREFRRRIAERFGREAIKTPATQ from the coding sequence ATGCAAGCCAACACCCTTCCCTGGCAAGCCCTTTTGGGGTTGGGGGTCGTCTCGCTCACCCTATGGCTAGGGCGCACCGGGGCCCGGCTCCTCAACCAAGCCGGGCGTCTGACCGCCATGCAGGGAGATGATCGCTACTGGCGAATCTTAGGGTTCGTCTGGTGGGGAATGACCCTCCTGGGCGGGCTATCCCTGCTCACCGAGATTTTCCGCCTTCCCTTGGAGCCTTTTCGCACTTGGGGCCACCAGCTTTCCCAGTGGCTGGGCTCGAGGGGGCTCACCGGGCTCCTCATCCTGGCCTCGGCCTCGCTGGGGTACCGGCTGATCCCCATGCTGCTGGGCCGAATACCTATCGTAGCCTCACCCGAGTTTACCCGGCAGCAGGTGCGAAGCCAGACCCTAAAAGCCGTGCTGGACTCGGGGCTTCGCACCTTAGTGCTGGTGATTGGGGGGCTATTTTTCCTCTCTAACTTGGGGCTCAATGTCACCGCGCTCTTAGCCGGGGTAGGGGTGGCGGGCCTGGCGGTGAGCTTCGCTGCGCAAAACCTCATCCGCGACCTGATCAACGGGTTTTTCATCCTGCTGGAAGACCAGTTCGGAGTGGGGGACGTAATCACCGTGGGGGCCCTCACCGGCACCGTTGAGCGCTTCAACCTACGGATTACCGTGCTGCGCGACGTGGAAGGCCGGGTTCACTTCCTGCCCAACTCGGGCATCACGGTGGTTTCAGTATTGAGCCGGGACTGGGCGCGGGCGGTAGTAGACGTGCCGGTTTCCTGGAAGGAGGACCTCGAGCGTGCCCTGGAGGCTTTCCGCGACGAAGCCGAACGGTTTTACCAAGACCCCCAGTGGAGACCCAAATTTTCCGCCCCGCCGGATGTGCAAGGGGTGCAACAGCTTGCCAACGAGGCTATTGTCCTGCGGGTGTTGTTCACCACCAAGCCCAAGGAGCAGTGGGAGGTGGGGCGGGAGTTTCGCCGCCGAATCGCCGAGCGCTTCGGACGCGAGGCAATCAAGACCCCAGCCACCCAGTAG